CTGGCCTTGAACAGTGGCCGGTTTGCCCGCGCCATGGAGGGTTTGTCGACCCGGCAACAGTCGGTGTTGACGCTCTTGCCGCTGTTTTTCCACGTCAATCATCCGCTGTTGCCCGGCTACGTATCCGGCAGTACGCCCGCTGGCGTCTCGCAGTACGAGCCTAACGCGCTGGCGCTGGCCGAAGCGCAACGTTTGACCCGCTCCTTTTCCTACAAAACCCGACGCGCCAATGCGCCCGAGCCGATTCACGGGCTGTTTTTGATGGGTAGCCTGGGCACGCTGGCTCAGGCGGAACAAAGCGACATGGATGTCTGGGTTTGCCACGAACCGGACCTGCCCGCCGAAGCCATCGAAGAGCTGCGCAAGAAGTGCCAGGCGCTGGAAGCCTGGGCCGACAGCCAGGGCGCCGAAGCGCATTTTTTCCTGATTGATCCGCAACGCTTTGTGCTGGGCGAACGGGATGCCCAGCTCAGCTCTGAAGACTGCGGCACCACCCAGCATTACTTGCTGCTCGATGAGTTCTATCGCACCGCGATCTGGCTCGCCGGGCGTACGCCGCTGTGGTGGCTGGTCCCGACCTACGAAGAAAAGCGCTACGCCGAATACACCCACACCCTGCTGTCCAAGCGTTTCATTCGCGCCGAAGAAATCCTCGACCTGGGCAACATGGCGCGGATTCCGCCCGGCGAATTCATCGGTGCCGGACTGTGGCAGCTATTCAAGGGCATCGAATCGCCTTACAAGTCCGTACTCAAGTTGCTGTTGACCGAGGTCTACGCCAGCGAGCATCCGCGCGTGCAATGCCTGAGCATGCGCTTCAAGCACGCGGTATTCGCCAATCAGCTGGATCTGGATGAACTGGACCCATACATCGTGGTGTATCGCCGGATCGAGGAATACCTCACCGACCGCGGCGAGCTTGAACGCCTGGAGCTGGTGCGCCGCAGCCTGTACCTGAAAGTGAACAAAAAGCTGACCGGTGCCGCGCGCCAGCGCAATCCCGGCTGGCAGCGCGTGTTGCTGGAGCGCCTGACTCAGGAATGGGGCTGGGATGAGCGCCAGCTGGCGTTGCTCGACAGTCGCAGCCAGTGGAAAGTGCGTCAGGTCGCCCACGAGCGCCGCGCACTGGTCAACGAGCTGAATTACAGCTATCGCTTCCTGACGCAGTTCGCCCGCACGCACAAGGTCGCCAACTCGATCAATGCCCGGGATCTCAATGTCCTCGGTCGCCGCCTTTATGCTGCATTCGAACGCAAGGCCGGCAAGGTTGAATTCATCAATCCCGGCATCGCCCCGGACCTGGCCGAAGACACCCTGACGCTGGTGCAGTCCCCCAACAAGCGTGAGCCGGGGAAAAACCAGTGGGCGCTGTACAACGGCAATCTGGCCGCGCATGACTGGCAGAACTTCTCGCCGATCAAACGCAGCCGGGAACTGCTCGAGCTGCTGACCTGGTGTCATCGCAACAACGTCATCGAAACCACCACCCGGCTTGCCCTGCATCCGGGCACCAGCGACCTGACCGAATTCGAGCTGTTCAACCTGCTGGGCTCGCTGCAACAGACGATCCCTGTGCCGCTGGAAGTGGTGAGCGAAGAGCGACTGCTGAACGCCAGCATCCCCGGCGAAATCCTCTTGCTGGTCAACGTCGGCGTCGATCCGCTCAAGCATCATCGGGATCTGAATATCCTGATGACCACCGAGCGCACCGATTCCCTGAGTTATGCCGGCGTGCGGGAAAACCTGGTGCTGACGCTCGATCAGATCACCGTCAACAGCTGGAACGAAATCCTCGTCAGCCGCTTTGACGGCCCCTTTGCATTGCTCGACTGCCTCAGCGAACTGCTGAGCAACATGCCCCAGGGCTCGACGCAACCGAGAGTGCGGGTGCGCTGCTTCTGCCACAACCGCGCGCCGGCCATCGCGCAGCGTGTCGAAGAACTGGTGGCCACAGCCCAATTGCTGCTGGCCCGGCGACTGAACCATCGCTACCTGATTCAGGTGCAGCAGCAATATCATGTGTTGGAAATGGTGCCTGGCCGGGTCACCCACGTGGTGATCAACAGTCTTTCCGGGCTGTTCGAATATCTGGGCGAGGAGCTGGCGCGCTACAGCCCGCTGCACCTGGACCCGCATGCGCTGGACGAACACGATCTGTCGCTGATCCTGCCCCACGGCCAGCCCGAGTGTATTCAGGTGTTTTACCGCCTCAACGAGCCGGACGCCGACGTGTACGTGCTCGACGAACATAACGCGCTCTGGCACCAGCGCTTGCCTTACCACGACGAATCGAGCCTGTTATTGCCGTTGCAGCGGTTTTTCCATTCGCTGGTCTATCGCCGGGGCGCGATGCTGCCGCTGGAAAATCCTCTGGAACCGGTATCTCTGGAAACCTTGTATTACCAGGTATTGCCCTCCGGTCCGGGACGCGCCCGCCGTATCGAATCCCGCGCCGCGCCGACGGCCGTGGACAAGCCGTTCTATGACGTACAAGCCATCGTCGAAGAAGCCTCGCCGGGGCAAGTCAGCGTCACGTTGTACTGCAACAACAATGAGTTTTCCGAACTGGAATACGGCGACCAGCTATACAGCGCCGTTGCGCGGCAGATTCTCGCCCAGCGCCACGAACCTCAACGCTACCGCTGCTACATCACCGACCTCGACCTGTCAGGCCTGCTCGGTGACGACCACGGCCAGAGCATCCTTTACCTGCGCTACAAGGCCGATCTGGAAAAATCGCTGAATGAGGCGATGGACAGGGCCTGAAGCCGCTGATTGGGCAGGATGCGATTCAACGGTATGAGTCAGGCTGCGTCCCGCAGCAGGGGGTGCGTATGGCTGATATGAAACAGCGGTTCCAGTGGTTTCGACTAGATAGCGCCGAAGCAAGTCTGCCAATCCATCACCCTTCGTTCTAGTGCATAGCCCAATCCGGGCCACTTGTTATTCAATCTGTTGTTTAAATATTCAGCTGAATGTCGAAAATTCCATCCCCAGACATCTACGTCGGACTTATGAACGCTGGTGTGACGGGGCATGTTGCGGCTATCAACTTATAGGCAGGAATGAGCTTACTTCAGCATCAGATCTGTCCTACTGCAACAATATATACATAACATACAACGCACTAAAAAACTATCTAGCATTGGAAGTGCAACACCTTAGTTCTATAAATTTTATAAAAAAGGAAAACAGTAATGAAAACTCTCAATAATTGCACCAATGCCCGCTCAAACGAAAAACCGCAGCAATTGCTGTCTCCCGAAGCAGTCATGACCTTGCGCACTCGTAAATACAGCAGCGCCAAGGCCGGCCATTGTCAAGGTGGCGGTGGCTGGAACTAAAGCGCGTAAGTAACTAAGTCAACCCTACGCTGTCAGCGACGACCGCTGGCAGCGTAGCGCGGGGGAAGTAGAGTGGATCAAGAATATAACGATATTATTCAGACGCTGCCTCATTGCATGCGAACGGAAAATGCCAAAGCCAGATGCCCTTCACTCGATGACGCGGTGAGATACATAAATGCTATGGATTTCTTGGAGATCCAGAAAAAACTATGTTCTGACGATGGTCTTCTATGCCGGAAATGGACAGCTACTGAGGCAGAGATCGCCATTCAGTATTATAAGAACTTTTTATACCTAAATAAGAAATATCTGGACGAGTTCCCGGTTCTCCCGCCCATGCTTGAGGTAGACGAAGTTTGGCATCATCACATTTTGGATACCAGAAGATACATTAAGGACTGCGATCAGATTTTTGGACATTACTTTCATCACTACCCCTACTTCGGGACGCGAGGCGAGAAAGACTTGAGGAATCTGGATGTCGCTTTTGAGGTGCTTCAAAGTCTGTATGAAAAGGAGTTTGGTGGCCGAATGTTGCCTGTCTGGGAAGATGCCCAATGACGTACCACGCGTTCATGAGAGCTTCATTACCTGCTTTTACCCTCAGTCGCATTGTTCCCTGGTTGGGGGTTTCACTTGCATTGTTGTTAATCGCACACAGGAGCCCAGCTGACCTTGCCGTATTTTCTTATGTCCTTGCTTTATTTTCGGTTGTGTCAGCACTTTTACCCATGTTGCTGGCAACCTCGGGTAACGTCACATCGTCGCTCTCCCATAACGAGACAGCGAGAGGCGATTTTTTTACGGCAGGTTTTACCATTGCACTGTTTATAGCAGTGATTAGCGGGCTGTTATGTTTGGGCGTTTTTCTATGCGCTTTGAATTTATCAAGCATGCGCAATATTGACATGCAAGCCTTCAAGATCCTGTCGCTCATCTATATTCCAGCAGTACCCCTGTTGTCACTCAATTTATTTCTTCAGCTTTTCCATGAGGCGAGTGGCAAATCCTCGGGCTGTTCAAGGATAAAGACCTTCGTGACGTTGGTGGGGACCTTGGGTTTACTGATAATGTACGAGTGCAGCACAAGCGAACTGTTTACCTGTGGCGCAATGGCTTATTTTTTTATAACTGAACTTGCAGTGTTGATCTGCTTGCTTAAACTCTCTCGACCCTATAAACACTTTTCGCTCAGGGAAGCGAAGAACACTGCAAGTTCACTGCTAACGCAAGGTTTACCCATTGCAATAGGTCTGGGCGGTCAGAAACTCTATTTCTATCTGACCATTGAGCGCCTGGCAACGGCTGACACTGCACTCGTTGCACAGTTTTCGCTTTTCATGAGTAGCGTTGGCATTGTTACCATTCCTGCACTGGCACTCAGTCAGATCCACAGCCTTCACACGAGTCAACACGCCACAGCATCTGCCGAAAATTACAGACTGGGTTTGTCATGGCTGGTAGCCCTTATTGTCGGCATCAGTTTTTTGCTTGCTTTTGCAGGACGAGTTTTTTTCACATTCATCAGCGCGGCCGTCATTAACTACACGCCTGGCTTTTACTCGGCTGCAGTTTTTTTCTTCACAACCAGTGCTTGTTTAGGGTTGGCGCTGGCGCATCTTCGCGCCAGGAACGATACCTCTGCGCCTCAATTAATTATCAACATGCTTATGCTTGGAGGTGTCATACCACTTGTGTATGGAATTTCCTGGCAAGATCAGAACGTTACAACATTAATTTATCTGCAGAGCGCGGCTATGTTGATGGGATTTTTAATCCTGCATCGGCGGGTGCTCAAAATTCATAGGGATGACAAGGTAGCCCGATTACGCACCCACTAGTGTGCTGTCTCAAAAATAAAGCTCCTCATGCCTGTGAGGCCATTGCCTCACGGGCTCGCTGTATCTTGTTCAAAATATCTTCCCCCTTGGCGTTCCAGACATAGCGAGTCGGCTGCGCATTTCGCAGTGCTAGGAACGTGGTGATCGAGCTTTCCAGTTCGCGAACCGAGCTGAAACTGTCGTCACGCAGGTACACCGTGATATCGCGAAAGAAGCGCTCAACCATGTTCATCCACGAGCTGGAGGTCGGGGTGAAGTGCATGTGGAAGCGCTTGTGCTTCTCAAGCCATGCCTTCACTTTCGGGTGTTTATGCGTGGCGTAGTTGTCCACGATCAGATGCAATTGGAGCTGTTTGGGCGTTTCTCGATTGATCTTCTTGAGAAACTCCAGCCATTCCTGATGCCGGTGTTGGCGCTCTATGGAACTGATCAAGCGCCCCTGAAGATAATCCAGCGCAGTGAACAAGGTGACGGTGCCATGGCGGACATAATCGTGCGATTGCGTACGGATATGACCGATCCCCAAAGGCAGTCCAGGCTGGGTACGCTCCAGAGCCTGAACCTGGCTTTTTTCATCGCAACAAAGCACCAATGCCTTATCCGGCGGATCCAGATACAGCCCGATGACGTCCCAGAACTTCTCTTCGAAGTTTGGATCTTTGGACAGTTTGAAGGTACGTGTCAGGTGCGGTTTTATATCGTTGGCGGCCCATATGCGCTGGACGCTGGCCGGTGAAATGCCGGCGACTCGCGCCATGCTTCGACAGCTCCAGCGAGGCTGACCGATACGCGGCTGAGTGACCTGCTCAAGTGTTCGTTTCAACGCTTCGGCCGATAGGGATGGCTTGCGACCTCGTCCGGGCAGATCCACTAGGCCTTGTAGACGCAGCTCTTGAAAGCGCTTGCACCAGCGGGTGACTGAAACAACGGAGAGACCTGTCAACTGGGCAATCTCGTTACGAGAACAACCTCGAGCGGCTAGCAAAATCACCCGTGCCCGACGACCGTCGCGCTGACTGATCGTGGCTGATCTTATGCGCCGACTCAGTTCAATTTGTTCGTCTTCACTGAGCACGATGTCCTGAGAGTTCATGTGATCACTCCAAGCACTGACTGACCACAGAAGCATAGCTCAGGTTAGAAACTTATTTCAGAGACGGCACACTAGCTCAGTCACCGTGCGCAGCCGCGCCCGCTCGGTAGCGACTTTCATCGAAGAGCGGAGTCTTCCTGGTTCCTTTATTGGGTTTGGGGCTCGAATCAGATTGCGTATCTGGTCACCTCAATCCCACCATCATCCACGCTAATTCCCCGCTCTCCGACTTCCTGCCATTCCACTTGGCTTCTACAGGTGTAGAATCGTCTTCATCCATCGCCAGTCATCCCCGGCGGGTTTATGAGCTCAGGCCGAGCGTACGGCGATCCCGTAGCGTTTTCGGTTTCCTTCGCAACATCCGGTCACTGCCGTTTGTGTGTGACGACACTAGAAGCTCACTCCCTTACCTATTTACCTGATTAGCCGCCAGGAGTGTTCCATGCCTGATTACCGCTCGAAAACGTCCACCCACGGCCGCAATATGGCCGGCGCTCGTGCCTTGTGGCGCGCCACCGGGATGAAGGATGCGGATTTCAAGAAACCGATCATCGCCGTTGCCAACTCGTTTACCCAGTTCGTACCGGGCCACGTGCACCTGAAGGACATGGGCCAGCTGGTTGCCCGTGAAATCGAACGCGCCGGTGGCGTGGCGAAAGAATTCAACACCATCGCAGTCGATGACGGCATCGCCATGGGTCACGACGGCATGCTGTATTCGTTGCCGAGCCGCGAGATCATCGCCGACTCCGTGGAATACATGGTCAACGCCCACTGTGCCGACGCCATTGTCTGCATCTCCAACTGCGACAAGATCACCCCCGGCATGTTGATGGCTGCCTTGCGCCTGAACATTCCGGTGATCTTCGTTTCCGGCGGGCCGATGGAAGCCGGCAAGACCAAGCTGGCCGCCCACGGTCTGGATCTGGTCGACGCCATGGTCATCGCCGCCGACGATACCGCCAGTGACGAGAAAGTCGCCGAGTACGAGCGCAGCGCGTGTCCGACCTGCGGTTCGTGTTCCGGGATGTTCACCGCCAACTCGATGAACTGCCTGACCGAAGCCTTGGGCCTGGCCTTGCCGGGCAACGGTTCGCAACTGGCGACCCACAGCGACCGCGAGCAACTGTTCCTGCAGGCTGGCCGCACCATCGTCGACCTGTGCCGCCAGTACTACATCGAGAACAACGATGCTGTTCTGCCGCGCAATATCGCCAACTTCAAGGCCTTTGAAAACGCCATGACGCTGGATATCGCCATGGGCGGCTCGACCAACACCATCCTGCACTTGCTGGCAGCGGCCCAGGAAGCGGAGATCGATTTCGATCTGCGCGACATCGACCGTCTGTCCCGCGAAGTGCCGCAGCTGTGCAAAGTCGCGCCGAACATCCAGAAGTACCACATGGAAGATGTGCATCGCGCTGGCGGGATCTTCAGCATCCTCGGCGAACTGGCCCGTGGCGGCCTGTTGCACACCGATTTGCCGACCGTGCACAGCAAGACGCTGGCCGAAGGCATCGCCAAATGGGACATCACCCAGACTGACGACGAAGCGGTTCACACCTTCTTCAAGGCTGGCCCGGCCGGGATCCCGACGCAGACCGCGTT
This genomic window from Pseudomonas sp. G.S.17 contains:
- a CDS encoding class I adenylate cyclase, coding for MTRNFEIRPDLDEGIDRKVLTQLRARFLALNSGRFARAMEGLSTRQQSVLTLLPLFFHVNHPLLPGYVSGSTPAGVSQYEPNALALAEAQRLTRSFSYKTRRANAPEPIHGLFLMGSLGTLAQAEQSDMDVWVCHEPDLPAEAIEELRKKCQALEAWADSQGAEAHFFLIDPQRFVLGERDAQLSSEDCGTTQHYLLLDEFYRTAIWLAGRTPLWWLVPTYEEKRYAEYTHTLLSKRFIRAEEILDLGNMARIPPGEFIGAGLWQLFKGIESPYKSVLKLLLTEVYASEHPRVQCLSMRFKHAVFANQLDLDELDPYIVVYRRIEEYLTDRGELERLELVRRSLYLKVNKKLTGAARQRNPGWQRVLLERLTQEWGWDERQLALLDSRSQWKVRQVAHERRALVNELNYSYRFLTQFARTHKVANSINARDLNVLGRRLYAAFERKAGKVEFINPGIAPDLAEDTLTLVQSPNKREPGKNQWALYNGNLAAHDWQNFSPIKRSRELLELLTWCHRNNVIETTTRLALHPGTSDLTEFELFNLLGSLQQTIPVPLEVVSEERLLNASIPGEILLLVNVGVDPLKHHRDLNILMTTERTDSLSYAGVRENLVLTLDQITVNSWNEILVSRFDGPFALLDCLSELLSNMPQGSTQPRVRVRCFCHNRAPAIAQRVEELVATAQLLLARRLNHRYLIQVQQQYHVLEMVPGRVTHVVINSLSGLFEYLGEELARYSPLHLDPHALDEHDLSLILPHGQPECIQVFYRLNEPDADVYVLDEHNALWHQRLPYHDESSLLLPLQRFFHSLVYRRGAMLPLENPLEPVSLETLYYQVLPSGPGRARRIESRAAPTAVDKPFYDVQAIVEEASPGQVSVTLYCNNNEFSELEYGDQLYSAVARQILAQRHEPQRYRCYITDLDLSGLLGDDHGQSILYLRYKADLEKSLNEAMDRA
- a CDS encoding IS630 family transposase, which gives rise to MNSQDIVLSEDEQIELSRRIRSATISQRDGRRARVILLAARGCSRNEIAQLTGLSVVSVTRWCKRFQELRLQGLVDLPGRGRKPSLSAEALKRTLEQVTQPRIGQPRWSCRSMARVAGISPASVQRIWAANDIKPHLTRTFKLSKDPNFEEKFWDVIGLYLDPPDKALVLCCDEKSQVQALERTQPGLPLGIGHIRTQSHDYVRHGTVTLFTALDYLQGRLISSIERQHRHQEWLEFLKKINRETPKQLQLHLIVDNYATHKHPKVKAWLEKHKRFHMHFTPTSSSWMNMVERFFRDITVYLRDDSFSSVRELESSITTFLALRNAQPTRYVWNAKGEDILNKIQRAREAMASQA
- the ilvD gene encoding dihydroxy-acid dehydratase, which translates into the protein MPDYRSKTSTHGRNMAGARALWRATGMKDADFKKPIIAVANSFTQFVPGHVHLKDMGQLVAREIERAGGVAKEFNTIAVDDGIAMGHDGMLYSLPSREIIADSVEYMVNAHCADAIVCISNCDKITPGMLMAALRLNIPVIFVSGGPMEAGKTKLAAHGLDLVDAMVIAADDTASDEKVAEYERSACPTCGSCSGMFTANSMNCLTEALGLALPGNGSQLATHSDREQLFLQAGRTIVDLCRQYYIENNDAVLPRNIANFKAFENAMTLDIAMGGSTNTILHLLAAAQEAEIDFDLRDIDRLSREVPQLCKVAPNIQKYHMEDVHRAGGIFSILGELARGGLLHTDLPTVHSKTLAEGIAKWDITQTDDEAVHTFFKAGPAGIPTQTAFSQSTRWETLDDDRENGCIRRVEHAYSQQGGLAVLYGNIALNGCVVKTAGVDESIHVFEGNAKIFESQDSAVRGILADEVKAGDIVIIRYEGPKGGPGMQEMLYPTSYLKSKGLGKDCALLTDGRFSGGTSGLSIGHASPEAAAGGAIGLVRDGDKVLIDIPNRSINLLIDDAEMAERRAEQDKKGWKPVESRPRKVTTALKAYALLATSADKGAVRDKELLDRLVP